Proteins co-encoded in one uncultured Draconibacterium sp. genomic window:
- a CDS encoding lytic transglycosylase domain-containing protein, producing MKTKIWRRYVAPFLVVMNIAVVVILLLSAQSGNTEVVVKKEAKYEPVQLPDAVSFAGEKMPLDRFYVKEALDRELLSNAYFHSQTIRYIKTVPRYFPIIEPILKEHGIPDDFKYLAVAESGLNPRAISPARAVGFWQLMEGTAKDYGLEINSEVDERYHIEKATHVACEYIKKAYEKFGSWTMVAAAYNRGMTGVNRQIERQKEDDYYDLLITTETARYVYRIVALKLLLENPEKYNFNIPEEDKYQIIPTKKVEITGSVSNFADYAQKHGLSYKVFKDFNPWLRENELTYSGRKRYWVEIPEL from the coding sequence ATGAAGACGAAAATTTGGAGAAGATATGTAGCACCGTTTTTAGTGGTGATGAATATTGCAGTGGTAGTGATTCTTTTGTTATCAGCGCAATCGGGAAATACGGAAGTAGTTGTGAAAAAGGAAGCGAAATACGAGCCGGTTCAATTACCCGATGCCGTTAGTTTTGCCGGTGAGAAAATGCCGCTCGATCGGTTTTATGTGAAAGAGGCGCTCGATCGTGAATTGTTATCCAATGCCTATTTTCATTCGCAAACAATACGCTACATAAAAACGGTTCCGCGTTATTTTCCAATCATCGAACCGATATTAAAAGAGCACGGTATCCCCGACGATTTTAAATACCTGGCAGTGGCCGAAAGCGGATTGAACCCGCGGGCAATTTCGCCTGCGCGTGCAGTAGGTTTTTGGCAGTTGATGGAAGGCACTGCCAAAGATTATGGATTGGAAATAAACAGCGAAGTTGACGAGCGTTACCACATTGAAAAAGCAACGCATGTGGCGTGCGAGTACATAAAAAAGGCTTACGAAAAATTCGGAAGCTGGACGATGGTGGCAGCCGCCTATAACCGCGGAATGACCGGTGTAAATCGTCAGATTGAAAGGCAAAAGGAAGATGATTATTACGATTTGCTGATTACCACCGAAACAGCTCGTTATGTTTATCGAATAGTTGCGTTAAAATTGCTTCTTGAAAACCCGGAGAAATACAATTTTAATATTCCTGAAGAGGATAAATATCAAATAATTCCAACTAAAAAAGTTGAAATTACCGGTTCTGTATCCAACTTTGCCGACTATGCACAAAAGCATGGGTTGAGCTATAAAGTGTTTAAGGATTTTAATCCATGGCTACGTGAGAATGAATTGACTTATTCGGGCCGAAAAAGATATTGGGTAGAAATTCCGGAATTGTAA